Below is a genomic region from Pyrinomonadaceae bacterium.
GAAGAAGCGTATCTCGGGGCGTAACAACGACGGGCGCATCACGGTGCGGCGTCGCGGCGGCGGTCACAAGCGCTTTTATCGCATCATCGATTTCAAGCGCGACAAGGACGGCGTGCCGGGACGCGTGACACAGATTGAATACGATCCGAATCGGTCGTCGAACATCGCGCTCATTACTTATCTTGATGGCGAGAAGCGCTACATCATCGCGCCGGTCGGATTGGAAGTCGGCAAGACGATCGCCAGTGGCGAGGACGCTGACATTCTCCCGGGCAATACTTTGCCGATTCGGAATATTCCGCTGGGTACGCAGATTCACAACATTGAGCTGCGTCCGGGCAAAGGCGGACAGATGGCGCGGGCGGCCGGTTCGTTTGCGCAGCTGCTCGCAAAAGAAGGTTTGTACGCGCAATTGCGCATGCCTTCGGGTGAAGTTCGGCGCGTGCCGGTTGAGTGTCGCGCGACGGTCGGCCAGGTCGGCAACGTCGAGCACGAAAACGTCTCGCTCGGCAAAGCCGGTCGCACCCGCTGGAAGGGAATTCGACCGCACGTACGCGGCGTCGCGATGAATCCGGTCGATCACCCGCACGGCGGTGGTGAAGGAAAAACCTCGGGCGGCCGCAATCCGGTAACGCCCTGGGGGCAGCCGACTCGCGGCTACAAGACGCGTCACAACAAGCGGACTAAGAAAATGATTGTGAGGGATCGGAGAGTCAAATAATTTCGAAATTCGAATTTCGGAATTCGAAATAAAACGCATATGCCACGTTCACTAAAAAAAGGTCCCTGGATCGACAAAGGCGTTCGGAAGATGGTCGAGCGGGTGCGCGCGGGCGGACAACGGCCGCAGGTGATTAAGACCTGGTCGCGTCGCTCGACGATTACGCCCGACATGGTTGGGCTGACGTTCGGCGTGCACAACGGCAAACGACACATTCCGATCTACATCACCGAAAACATGGTCGGGCACAAACTCGGCGAGTTCGCGCCGACGCGCACGTTTAAGGGCCATTCAGGAACCAAGGCCGATAAGGCAGAAAAGACCGCGAAGGTCTCGCCGGCTGGCGGAGGATCAGCACCCGCTGCCCCGGCCGCATAAGACGCATAGGTCGCATGGGACCTATAGGACCTATTTGGTAAAGCAATGGAAGCAAGAGCAAGCGCAAAGTTTCTACGTGGGTCGCCGCAAAAGGCGCGGCTGGTCATCGACATGATCCGCGGCAAGAACGTCAACCAGGCGTTGGCGATCCTGCGTTACTCGAACAAGCGGGCCGCGCTCGGCATTGAGAAGTGCGTCAAGTCGGCAATCGCGAATGCGAACGAAGCGGCTGAGAAGGCAAACATCTCGGTCGATCCGGACGAGCTTTGGCTGAAAGCGGCTTACGTCGATGACGGTCCGACCAAGGGCCGTCGCCGTCTGCGCCCGGCGCCGCAGGGTCGAGCGTTTCGCCAGCAACGCCACTTTTGTCATGTGACGATCCTGCTGACGAGCGATCAGCCCGGCGAAAACGGGAAGAAAGAATCGGGATTGACGCCGAAGGTGAGTAAGAAAGCCAAACGCGGCGGTGCCGCGGCGGCGCCCAGAGCGAAACGCGGGACATCGAAAACGGACACGGCTGAAGCCGCGCCGGAAGTGAGTGAAGCGCCTGAGAAAAAGGCGGCGCCGAAGAAGACAGGCGCCAAGAAGGCGGCGTCAAAGCTGGGCAGTGCACTGAAAAGAAAGAAGAAGACGGACGAAGAGTAGCGAATGCTGAATCTCGAATTTGAGATTCAGGATGCAGATTCGAACGGAGTAATTGAGTGGGCCAAAAAGTTCATCCATACGGTTTTCGCCTTGGCTATAACAAGGACTGGCATTCGCACTGGTTTGCGAAAAAGCAATACGGCGATTTCCTGATCGAAGACCTGCGGTTGAAGCGTGAGCTGAAGCGACGCTTTACCGGCGCCGGCGTGTCGCATGTGGACATCGAACGCGCGGCCAACCGTCTGAAGATCATCATCTACACGTCGCGACCCGGCATCATCATCGGTCGCAAGGGCGCGGAGATCGACAAGCTGAAGGGCGACATCTCTTCGCGCACGGGCCGCGAAGTGCTGGTTTCGATTCAGGAGATTCACAAGCCCGAGCTGAACGCGCAGTTGCAGGCTGAGAAGATTGCGGCGCAGCTCGAAAAGCGAATTGCTTTTCGCCGCGCCATGCGAAAGGCCGTGGAAGAGTCGCTGCGCTTTGGGGCGCAGGGAATCAAAGTCAAAGTCAGTGGCCGTCTGAACGGCGCGGAAATCGCGCGCAGTGAGTGGCACTTGCAGGGCCAGCTTCCCCTGCATACTTTGCGTTCGGATGTTGATTACGGATTTGCTGAAGCGCACACCACGTTCGGCATCATTGGCGTGAAGGTTTGGATTTATCGCGGCCAGATTCTGGATGCGAAGGCGGCGATGGCGCGCGGCACCGGTACGGATCCGATAAACGAAACACCGCGCCCGCGCGAAGGTCGCGCCCGGCCGCGTCCGCGCCGAGAAAGAACCGAGGGATAAGACGCTATGTTGATGCCGAAAAAAGTTAAGCATCGCAAGCAGATGCGCGGCCGGATGAAAGGCGTCGCCCAGCGCGGCAGCATGATCAGCTTCGGCGAGTACGGCCTGAAGACTATGGAAGCGGCCTGGATCACGGACCGCCAGATCGAGGCGGCGCGTATTGCAATGACGCGTCACATCAAACGCGGCGGCAAGATTTGGATTCGCATGTTTCCCGACAAGCCGGTGACCAAGAAGCCGGCCGAAACGCGCATGGGTAAAGGCAAGGGCGCTCCCGAATACTGGGTGGCGGTGGTAAAGCCCGGTCGGATTCTTTACGAAATCGAGGGGGTGGATGAAAAGACCGCGCGCGACGCGATGAAGCTGGCGTCGCAGAAGCTGCCCGTGAAGACGAAGTTTGTCACGCGCGCCGAGCAAGAGGGAGGCGCGATCTGAGATTTCAAATTTGAAATCTGAGATCTCAAAGTTATGAAGAGACGCGAAGAAGTAGATAAGTTACGCGACATGGCTGACGAGGATTTGCAGGCTGAAGCAGCGCGCCTGAAAGAGTCTCTGTTCCGCTTGAATTTCAAGCTGGCGCTGGGCGAAATCGACGCGGTGAAGAAGATGCGCCAGGAAAAGCGGTCGATGGCGCGGCTCCGCACGATTGCGCGCGAGCGCGAGATAAAGGCCGGCAAGTAAGCGCCACAGATTGTTGAGGATAGATGTTCAGACGAAAGAAAAAAGACGAACCGACTGATGCGCCGCAAGGGCCGGAAGTAGCGCCGGAAGCGGCGAGCGAGACGGCTGCAGCCGAGCTGGCAGCAGTTGAGACTCCGGTGGCAGAGAATGCTCCGGCGGAGACTTCGGCGGCGAGCACTGACGAGGCTGCGGCCGGCAACGGTGCGGAATCCGCAGCGGCAGCTAATGGCAAGCCGGCGAAGGGCGGGCGCGGCAATCGAGTTCAGAAGATCGGGACGGTGGCGTCGGACAAGATGCAGAAGACGGTCGTGGTGCGAGTCGATCGCCAGGTGCTGCACCCGAAGTATCGTCGTTACGTCCGGCGCACTTCGAAGTTCATGGCGCATGACGACCTGGGAGCGACGGTCGGCGACCGCGTGCGCATCGTGGAAACGCGGCCACTGTCCGCCAAAAAGCGTTGGCGCGTAATTGAAATCGTTCAGAAGGCAGCCAAGTAGTGAATGGTAAATCGTAAATAGTGAATAGAGCGGTTATCCAGGACATCCATTTACGATTCACGATTAACGATTTACGGGTTTAAATCATGATACAGATGCAGACCTCTCTGGAGGTCGCTGACAATTCGGGAGCACGGCGCGTCGAGATGATCATGGGCATTGGCGGGTCGACCGGCGCAATTGCCAGTCTCGGCGATCGAATCAAGGTCACCGTGAAAGAGGCGACGCCCGACGGTGCCGTGAAAAAAGGCACGGTGCAGGACGCCGTCATCGTGCGCACGCGCAAGGAAGTGCGCCGTCGGGACGGGACTTACATCCGGTTCGATCAGAACGCGGCGGTGCTGATTAAAGAAGACGGAACCCCGATCGGCACGCGCGTATTCGGGCCGGTGGCGCGCGAACTGCGCGACAAAAATTTCATGAAGATTGTTTCGCTGGCGCCGGAAGTGATCTAGTGCGCAATCCCGCTGAACCGGGACCGCGACGAGAGGTAATGAGTTGAAGGGAACTAAACGAGCCAAAATCCGAAAGAACGATCAGGTCGTTGTCATCGCCGGCCGCGATAAGGGCAAGCGTGGCCGCGTGTTGGCCGTGGCGCCGGTGAAAGGCAAGATCAAAGTCGAAAGCATTGGCATGATCAAGCGTCATCAGAAGCCGGCGGGGAATCGTGGGGGCGGCATCATCGACCGTGAGTCATGGCTCGACATGTCGAACGTGCAGATTGTCGATCCGCAATCAGGCAAGCCTTCACGCGTGCGCTATCACATTGACGGCGACACCAAGACGCGAGTGGCAGCCTCGAGCGGTCACCAGATAGAAAGTAAATAGTGAATCGTAAATGGTAAATGGACGAGTTTAGCAAGCGGTCTATTCACAATTCACGATTAACGATTAACGAAAATGGCAGCAAGACTTAAAGAGCGTTATCAGAAGGACGTCGCGCCGGCAATCGCGAAGGAATTTGCGATCAAGAACCCGATGGCTGTTCCGCGGCTCGAGAAAATTGTGCTCAACATGGGCATGGGCGAGGCGATCGCGAACGCGAAGATCCTGGACACCGCCATGGCTGAGCTGACGTCAATCGCGGGCCAGAAGCCGGTGATCACCAAAGCCAAGAAATCGATCGCGAGTTTCAAATTGCGGCAGGGAATGCCGATTGGCGTGATGGTGACGTTGCGCGGCGAACGAATGTACGAGTTCTTCGATCGCCTGGTGTCGGTGGCGCTGCCCCGCGTCAGGGACTTTCGCGGAGTGTCGCCAAAAGCTTTCGATGGACGCGGCAATTACACCATCGGCATTCGCGAGCAGCTCATTTTCCCCGAGATCGATTTCAACAAAGTCGACAAGCTGCGGGGCATGAATATTTCGATTGTGACAACCGCCCGCAATGACGAAGAGGCGCGGGCACTGTTAAAGGCATTGGGAATGCCGTTCAGGGCTTAAATCCAGACGTCAGAAATCAGACGTCAGACGTCAGGCGCAAGCCGAGTTTGATTCTGATATCTGACTTCTGATGTCTGATATCTGAATTGATATGGCAAAAAAATCATTAATCGCGAAAGCTAATCGCAAGCCGAAGTTTGCTGTGCGCGCTTACACGCGTTGCCGCCGTTGCGGCCGGCCGCGGGCTTATTTGCGCAAGTTTCATCTGTGCCGTATTTGCTTTCGCCAGTTGGCGCTCGAGGGACAGATTCCCGGCGTCGTGAAATCGAGTTGGTAGTGAACGGCCAGTAGTCATCGGCAGTAGTCAATAGCAACTGACTACGGACCACGGACAACTGACAAGTTTTTGGAGTTAATGAATGACTGATCCTATTGCCGACATGTTGGCGCGAATTCGAAATGCCGTCGCGGCCAAACACTCGCGTGTCGATGTCCCGGCGTCAAAACTGAAGCTGGAGATTGCGCGCATCCTCAAAGAGGAGGGTTATATCAATAACTTCGTCCTCAAGGGCGAAGGCCCGAAGCGCCTGATCCGGATTTTTCTGCGCTACGACGCGCGCGGCACTTCTTCGATCACGTACCTGCAGCGCGTATCGCGACCGGGCCGCCGGGTGTATGTCCCTTCGCAAAAGATTCCGCGCGTGCTGGGCGGCTATGGCATCAACATCGTTTCGACTTCGCGCGGACTGATGAGCGGTAAGGCCGCGCGCAAAGAAAATATTGGCGGCGAAGTTCTCGCGGAAGTTTATTAATCGTTATGTCTCGTATTGGTAAAAAACCGATTTCGATTCCGAAGGGTGTCACCGTCACGATCAAGGATCGTGAGCTGGAAGTAAAAGGCACGAAAGGCGTTTTAAAGACGCCGATTCCCGAAGGAATTACGTTCAAGCAGGAAGAAGAATCGCTGATCGCTGAGCGCGGTTCGGATCAGATGGCCGCGCTGCATGGCTTGGCCCGCGCGCTCGCGAACAACGCGATCAAAGGCGTGACGGAAGGCTTTTCGCAGCAGATGGACGTGGTCGGCGTCGGTTACAAAGCTGACGTACAGGGAAAGAAGATTGTCTTTTCACTCGGCTACTCGCATCCGATCGAGTTTTCGCTGCCGGAAGGCATTGAAGCTAAAGCTGAGCGTATGACGACCAAAGGAAGCATTCAGCAGTATCAGACCACGCTGACGGTTTCGGGTATCGACAAGCAAAAGCTCGGTCAGGTCTGCGCTGAGATGCACAAGCTGCGCAAGCCTGACGCGTACAAAGGCAAGGGCGTGCGTTACGCGGACGTGCCGTTGAAATTGAAACCCGGCAAGACTGGTAAATAGGATTCAGCGATCTCAGATTTGAGATCTGAAATTCAGTAATGGCTAACAGAAACAGAGCAGAAGTTCGGAACGCGGTGCACAGCCGCATACGGCGCAAGGTTCGTGGTACGACTGAGCGGCCGCGACTGGCTGTCTATCGCAGCTTGAACCACATCTACGCGCAGGTTATCGATGACCAGAAGTCGCAGACGCTGGCCTCGGCTTCAACGACTGAAAAAGGTTTAGGCGTGGCCAAGGGCGGCAACATTGAAGCGGCCAAACGCGTGGGCCAGGCGATTGCCGAGCGCGCGCTGGCGGCGGGAATTGAAAGCGTGGTCTTTGATCGCGGCGGCTATCTGTATCACGGCCGTATCCGGGCGCTGACCGATGCCGCCCGCGCCGCCGGACTCAACAAGAACGAAGTCGTAGAGGCGGAAGCAGCCGAGGCAGAAAAGCCTGAAGCCGCGGAAGCGGAAACTGCTAAGCCCAAGGGCAAGGAGAAAGAACCCAAGGCAAAGAGCAAGAAGGAAGCCACTCCGAAAGACGCGACTGCTGAGGCTGGCGACGGGGAAGCTGCTAAGCCAAAGGCCAAAAAAGAGAAGGCTCCGAAGGAAGACGCTGGCGCCGGTGAAGCCAGTGCCGAGCCCAAGGCGAAGAAGGAGAAAGCTCCGAAAGAAGCCAAAGAGGCCGAAGCCGGTTCATCGCCAGAGAAGGCTGAATCAAATGACGTCGTAGAGAATGGCGACCAGGCTAAAGCGAAAGAAGAGTAAATGAGACAACCGAAACAGAGAATTACGGCGCAGGGTTTGGATCTGAAGGATCAGGTCATCTCGATCAACCGCGTGACCAAGGTTGTGAAGGGTGGCAAGAACCTTTCGTTCGCGGCGCTGGTCGTGGTCGGTGATGAAGGTGGCCACGTTGGTTTTGGCACGGGTAAAGCGCGTGAAGTTCCGCTGGCGATCAAAAAGGCCGTAGAGGCCGCCAAGAAAAACCTGATCCGCGTCCCGCTAATCGAGAACACTCTGCCGCATCAACTGATCGGACGATTTGGCGCTGGCCGAGTCATGATGAAGCCAGCTTCTGAAGGAACGGGCGTAATCGCTGGAGGCGCCGTGCGCGCTGTGATGCAGGCTGCGGGTGTGCACGACGTGCGCACAAAGGTTTTGGGCTCGACAAATCCGCACAACGTCGTGCGGGCGACCTTTGACGGTTTGTTGCGGATGAAGGATCCGTTTGAAGTAGCGCGACTGCGCGGTAAGCAAGTCGAAGAATTATAAGTTTCAAGTTTCAAGTTTAAGGTTTCAAGTTAATGCCACGACACAGACAGAGCGCGGAATCGAAGGCACGGGCTAAGGCCACCAAGAAGGCAGAGTCTGATGCGAAGATCAGGATCCAGTACTATCGCAGCTCCATTGCATGTCCCGGAACGCAGAAAGAAATTGTGCGCAGCCTCGGGCTGACGAAGCTAAACCAAATCGTGGAGCGCCCGGACACGCCGTCCATGCGCGGCGCGGTGGCAAAGGTGCCGCACCTAATAAGAATTATTGAATAGGTCTTGGGTCTTAGGATTTTGGCCTTCGGAAAACCAAAGACCTAAGTCCAAAGACCAAAGATCAAAAGTCATGACATTAAGTCTTAACAATCTACGCCCGGCAAAAGGTTCGACGCACAAGAAGAAGCGTCTCGGTCGCGGTCCCGGCACGGGTTTGGGAAAAACCTCCGGTCGCGGTGAAAAGGGACAGAAGTCGCGCTCCGGCTACTCTTCGAAGACCGGTTTCGAAGGCGGCCAGATGCCGCTGCATCGCCGTTTGCCCAAGCGCGGGTTCACGAACATTTTCAAAAAGAAGTGGCTCGAAGTTAGCTTGGAAGCGCTGGAAAAGAATTTCGGTGCTGATGACGAGATCACGCCGGAAGTCCTTCATAAACGCGGCGTCATCAAGAAGGCGAAACACGACATCGTCGTGCTCGGCACCGGCGAAATTTCAAAGGCACTGAAGGTTTCGGCGCATCGCTTTACGAAGAGCGCGCGCGAAAAGATCGAGAAGGCGGGCGGAACCGCGACGTTGATTGGTGCTTAGTGGCACAGATTTTAATCTGTGACTACAGTTTAGAACGCACAGACTGAAGTCTGTGCCACCCTTATGGAAAAATTCCTAGCTGCCGTTCGCAACATGTTCAGTGTGCCGGATCTGCGCAAGCGGATCTTTTTCACTTTGGGCTTGCTGGCGGTCTATCGCCTGGGCGCCCACATCTCGACGCCCGGCATTAACCGCGAACGTCTGGATCAGGTCTGGCAGGACGTCAGCGGCACGCTGCTGGGGGTGCTGGATCTTTTTTCGGGTGGCAATTTCCGCGTCATTTCAATTTTTGCTCTCGGCGTAACGCCGTACATCACCGCGTCAATCATTCTTCAGTTAATGACGGTCGTCTCTCCGCAGTTGAAGAAGCTGCAGGAAGAAGGCGAGATGGGCCGGCAGAAGATTAACCAGTGGACGCGATATCTGACGGTTGGTCTCGGAGCTTTACAGACCTCGTTTGTCGCGCACTGGCTGCAAATCAATGGCGTCGGCGCGCCGACGTGGGCCTTTATGCTCACCACGGTGCTGACGCTGACGACCGGGACCATCTTCGTGATGTGGCTGGGCGAACAAATTACGGAACGCGGCGTGGGCAATGGCATTTCACTGCTGATCTTCTCGGGTATCGTGATTGGTTTACCGAATGGCGTCCAGCAGGTTATGGGTCGCGTCAGTAGCGGCGACACGCTCGAAATCCTCGGCGTCATCGTGATGGTGGCGGCGATCGTTTTGGTTATCGCCTTTATCGTTTTTGTCGAATCAGCGCGGCGAAAAATTCCCGTCAGCTATGCGAAGCGTCACGTAGGCCGGCAAATGGTAGGTGGGCAGCAAACGACGATGCCGCTAAAGCTCAACATGGGTGGGGTTATTCCGGTAATCTTCGCGTCGTCCGTGTTGTCGATGCCACAGAGTCTGTTCTCGGCTTTGCCGCCCAAGAACCCGGACAATTGGTACGGTAAAATCTTCGCCTTTTTCCAGGTGTTCCATGCGGGCGATCCGTATTACGAATTGATTTTCCTGTCGCTGATTATCTTCTTCACCTTCTTTTACGTTTCGATCGTTTTCAATGTTGAGGAAGTGGCTGACAACCTGCGCAAGCACGGCGGCTTCATGCCGGGCATTCGTCCCGGCCGCGCTACGGCTGAATACCTGAACACGATTCTGACGCGACTGACTGTAGTGGGCGCCGTCTATCTTGCCGCGGTGGCTTTCCTGCCGCAGTTCATGTTGAGTGGATATCGCGTCGGTCGGTTGCCGTTCATTGGCACGTGGCTTGACGCCTTCGTCAGCACGACGCCAGGTTTGGGCTGGATACCGACCGGCATGGGTTATCAGTTTTACTTTGGCGGCACGTCGTTGCTGATTCTTGTGGGCGTCGCGATGGACACCGTCGCCCAGATTGAAGCGCAATTGGTGATGCGTAACTACGAAGGTTTCCTGGGCAGCGGAGGAAGATTGCGCGGTCGCAGGGCATAACCAAACTCCATGTCAAAGATCATCGTCTTAATGGGCGCGCCCGGTGCCGGCAAAGGCACACAGGCGCGCTTGCTGCAAGAGCGGATGAATCTCCCGCAGATTTCGACCGGCGACATGCTGCGAGCCATGGCCGCGGAAGACATCCACTCGACCCAGGCGTCCGGACGATTGATTTCAGATGATGTTGTGATCGACATGGTCCGGAAGCGGACCGCCGGCGAAGATTGCCAGGACGGCTATGTGCTTGACGGCTTTCCGCGCACCACGGTGCAGGCGGAAATGCTCGAAAAGCTCGCCCTCGAACAGGGGAACTCAATTCAGGCAATTTTTGTCGATGTGCCGTACGACGTTTTGCAGCAGCGACTTACGGGCCGGCGCACATGTCCGGTCTGTGGCGAGATTTACAACATCTATTTCAAGCCGCCGCGGGTCGACAATCGATGCGATCTGCATCCGGAGCAGGATTTGACGTTTCGTGCTGATGACGCGCCGGAAAAAATTCGCGTGCGGCTTGAGACATACGAGCGAGAGACAGCGCCGCTCCTGGATTACTACGATCACAGTGGCCGGTTGGTAAGAGTAGACGGCGCGAAGTCGCCCGCGGCTATTTATGAGCAGATCGAACAGGTGATCAAAGCGTAAAGAGGCATTTTGAAGTGATCATCGGCAAGTCGCAAAAAGAGATCGAGAAGATGCGCGCCTCCGGGCAGCTTGTGGGACGCGTGCTGCGCGAATTGCGCAGCATGGCTGCGCCGGGTGTCACCACGATCGAAATCAACGATGCTGCCGACCGGATGATTCGCGACGCCGGGGCGTATCCGACGTTTAAAGGCTACAACGGTTTTCCCTATTCGATTTGCGCGTCGGTCAACGAACAGGTCGTGCACGGCTTCCCTTCAAAGTATGAATTGAAGGAAGGCGACATCTTTTCAATCGATGTGGGGGCCACCCTCGAAGGGTTTGTCGGCGACACCGCGACCACAGTGCCTGTCGGTCAGGTTAGCGATGACCTCTTGAAGCTGATTCGCGTCGCCGAAGAGTCGTTACAATTGGCGATCGACAAGTGTCGCGTGGGCAATCACATCGGTGATATCGGATACGTGGTGCAGCAGCACGCTGAATCGCATGGATACTCGATCGTCCGTGAGTACGTAGGGCACGGGATTGGCCGGCAGATGCATGAGGATCCGCAGATTCCGAACTATGGCAAACCCGGTAAGGGGCCGAAAAT
It encodes:
- the rplB gene encoding 50S ribosomal protein L2, with translation MGIKKLTPTSPARRYQTYLTRDELTPNAVPEKALLEPKKRISGRNNDGRITVRRRGGGHKRFYRIIDFKRDKDGVPGRVTQIEYDPNRSSNIALITYLDGEKRYIIAPVGLEVGKTIASGEDADILPGNTLPIRNIPLGTQIHNIELRPGKGGQMARAAGSFAQLLAKEGLYAQLRMPSGEVRRVPVECRATVGQVGNVEHENVSLGKAGRTRWKGIRPHVRGVAMNPVDHPHGGGEGKTSGGRNPVTPWGQPTRGYKTRHNKRTKKMIVRDRRVK
- the rpsS gene encoding 30S ribosomal protein S19, whose amino-acid sequence is MPRSLKKGPWIDKGVRKMVERVRAGGQRPQVIKTWSRRSTITPDMVGLTFGVHNGKRHIPIYITENMVGHKLGEFAPTRTFKGHSGTKADKAEKTAKVSPAGGGSAPAAPAA
- the rplV gene encoding 50S ribosomal protein L22, which encodes MEARASAKFLRGSPQKARLVIDMIRGKNVNQALAILRYSNKRAALGIEKCVKSAIANANEAAEKANISVDPDELWLKAAYVDDGPTKGRRRLRPAPQGRAFRQQRHFCHVTILLTSDQPGENGKKESGLTPKVSKKAKRGGAAAAPRAKRGTSKTDTAEAAPEVSEAPEKKAAPKKTGAKKAASKLGSALKRKKKTDEE
- the rpsC gene encoding 30S ribosomal protein S3 gives rise to the protein MGQKVHPYGFRLGYNKDWHSHWFAKKQYGDFLIEDLRLKRELKRRFTGAGVSHVDIERAANRLKIIIYTSRPGIIIGRKGAEIDKLKGDISSRTGREVLVSIQEIHKPELNAQLQAEKIAAQLEKRIAFRRAMRKAVEESLRFGAQGIKVKVSGRLNGAEIARSEWHLQGQLPLHTLRSDVDYGFAEAHTTFGIIGVKVWIYRGQILDAKAAMARGTGTDPINETPRPREGRARPRPRRERTEG
- the rplP gene encoding 50S ribosomal protein L16, with the translated sequence MLMPKKVKHRKQMRGRMKGVAQRGSMISFGEYGLKTMEAAWITDRQIEAARIAMTRHIKRGGKIWIRMFPDKPVTKKPAETRMGKGKGAPEYWVAVVKPGRILYEIEGVDEKTARDAMKLASQKLPVKTKFVTRAEQEGGAI
- the rpmC gene encoding 50S ribosomal protein L29, which produces MKRREEVDKLRDMADEDLQAEAARLKESLFRLNFKLALGEIDAVKKMRQEKRSMARLRTIAREREIKAGK
- the rpsQ gene encoding 30S ribosomal protein S17 — its product is MGTVASDKMQKTVVVRVDRQVLHPKYRRYVRRTSKFMAHDDLGATVGDRVRIVETRPLSAKKRWRVIEIVQKAAK
- the rplN gene encoding 50S ribosomal protein L14: MIQMQTSLEVADNSGARRVEMIMGIGGSTGAIASLGDRIKVTVKEATPDGAVKKGTVQDAVIVRTRKEVRRRDGTYIRFDQNAAVLIKEDGTPIGTRVFGPVARELRDKNFMKIVSLAPEVI
- the rplX gene encoding 50S ribosomal protein L24, with the protein product MKGTKRAKIRKNDQVVVIAGRDKGKRGRVLAVAPVKGKIKVESIGMIKRHQKPAGNRGGGIIDRESWLDMSNVQIVDPQSGKPSRVRYHIDGDTKTRVAASSGHQIESK
- the rplE gene encoding 50S ribosomal protein L5, translated to MAARLKERYQKDVAPAIAKEFAIKNPMAVPRLEKIVLNMGMGEAIANAKILDTAMAELTSIAGQKPVITKAKKSIASFKLRQGMPIGVMVTLRGERMYEFFDRLVSVALPRVRDFRGVSPKAFDGRGNYTIGIREQLIFPEIDFNKVDKLRGMNISIVTTARNDEEARALLKALGMPFRA
- a CDS encoding type Z 30S ribosomal protein S14, producing the protein MAKKSLIAKANRKPKFAVRAYTRCRRCGRPRAYLRKFHLCRICFRQLALEGQIPGVVKSSW
- the rpsH gene encoding 30S ribosomal protein S8 yields the protein MTDPIADMLARIRNAVAAKHSRVDVPASKLKLEIARILKEEGYINNFVLKGEGPKRLIRIFLRYDARGTSSITYLQRVSRPGRRVYVPSQKIPRVLGGYGINIVSTSRGLMSGKAARKENIGGEVLAEVY
- the rplF gene encoding 50S ribosomal protein L6, with the protein product MSRIGKKPISIPKGVTVTIKDRELEVKGTKGVLKTPIPEGITFKQEEESLIAERGSDQMAALHGLARALANNAIKGVTEGFSQQMDVVGVGYKADVQGKKIVFSLGYSHPIEFSLPEGIEAKAERMTTKGSIQQYQTTLTVSGIDKQKLGQVCAEMHKLRKPDAYKGKGVRYADVPLKLKPGKTGK
- the rpsE gene encoding 30S ribosomal protein S5 — protein: MRQPKQRITAQGLDLKDQVISINRVTKVVKGGKNLSFAALVVVGDEGGHVGFGTGKAREVPLAIKKAVEAAKKNLIRVPLIENTLPHQLIGRFGAGRVMMKPASEGTGVIAGGAVRAVMQAAGVHDVRTKVLGSTNPHNVVRATFDGLLRMKDPFEVARLRGKQVEEL
- the rpmD gene encoding 50S ribosomal protein L30, encoding MPRHRQSAESKARAKATKKAESDAKIRIQYYRSSIACPGTQKEIVRSLGLTKLNQIVERPDTPSMRGAVAKVPHLIRIIE
- the rplO gene encoding 50S ribosomal protein L15, whose amino-acid sequence is MTLSLNNLRPAKGSTHKKKRLGRGPGTGLGKTSGRGEKGQKSRSGYSSKTGFEGGQMPLHRRLPKRGFTNIFKKKWLEVSLEALEKNFGADDEITPEVLHKRGVIKKAKHDIVVLGTGEISKALKVSAHRFTKSAREKIEKAGGTATLIGA
- the secY gene encoding preprotein translocase subunit SecY, which encodes MEKFLAAVRNMFSVPDLRKRIFFTLGLLAVYRLGAHISTPGINRERLDQVWQDVSGTLLGVLDLFSGGNFRVISIFALGVTPYITASIILQLMTVVSPQLKKLQEEGEMGRQKINQWTRYLTVGLGALQTSFVAHWLQINGVGAPTWAFMLTTVLTLTTGTIFVMWLGEQITERGVGNGISLLIFSGIVIGLPNGVQQVMGRVSSGDTLEILGVIVMVAAIVLVIAFIVFVESARRKIPVSYAKRHVGRQMVGGQQTTMPLKLNMGGVIPVIFASSVLSMPQSLFSALPPKNPDNWYGKIFAFFQVFHAGDPYYELIFLSLIIFFTFFYVSIVFNVEEVADNLRKHGGFMPGIRPGRATAEYLNTILTRLTVVGAVYLAAVAFLPQFMLSGYRVGRLPFIGTWLDAFVSTTPGLGWIPTGMGYQFYFGGTSLLILVGVAMDTVAQIEAQLVMRNYEGFLGSGGRLRGRRA
- a CDS encoding nucleoside monophosphate kinase, translating into MSKIIVLMGAPGAGKGTQARLLQERMNLPQISTGDMLRAMAAEDIHSTQASGRLISDDVVIDMVRKRTAGEDCQDGYVLDGFPRTTVQAEMLEKLALEQGNSIQAIFVDVPYDVLQQRLTGRRTCPVCGEIYNIYFKPPRVDNRCDLHPEQDLTFRADDAPEKIRVRLETYERETAPLLDYYDHSGRLVRVDGAKSPAAIYEQIEQVIKA
- the map gene encoding type I methionyl aminopeptidase; this translates as MIIGKSQKEIEKMRASGQLVGRVLRELRSMAAPGVTTIEINDAADRMIRDAGAYPTFKGYNGFPYSICASVNEQVVHGFPSKYELKEGDIFSIDVGATLEGFVGDTATTVPVGQVSDDLLKLIRVAEESLQLAIDKCRVGNHIGDIGYVVQQHAESHGYSIVREYVGHGIGRQMHEDPQIPNYGKPGKGPKIKKGYVFAVEPMINIGSQHTKTLADGWTVVTVDGRPSAHVEHTIAITEEGPEVLTLVKEEVTADSRTVAA